In Kitasatospora gansuensis, a genomic segment contains:
- the ispD gene encoding 2-C-methyl-D-erythritol 4-phosphate cytidylyltransferase has product MEEPAQRRRSETLNGTAAVAAAVVPAAGRGERLGPGAPKALRELGGVPLLVHAVRALARSRAVGLVVVAAPAEGVAEVIALLDSHGLDGKDIRVVAGGDTRQESVRLGLAAIPAEVGIVLVHDAARPLVPVEVVDAVAAAVRAGAEAVVPAVPLADTVKLVEPQSGGRPEPVLDTPDRSALRAVQTPQGFRRDVLAAAHERALTEPVAVTDDAGLVERFGGRVVVVPGHEEAFKVTRPLDLVLAEAVLARRRASDGF; this is encoded by the coding sequence TTGGAAGAACCGGCACAGCGCCGAAGGAGCGAAACCCTGAACGGCACAGCAGCAGTCGCAGCAGCCGTGGTCCCCGCCGCCGGGCGGGGCGAGCGGCTCGGCCCCGGAGCCCCGAAGGCCCTGCGCGAGCTCGGCGGGGTGCCCCTGCTGGTGCACGCGGTCCGGGCGCTGGCGCGCAGCCGGGCGGTCGGCCTGGTGGTGGTGGCGGCCCCGGCGGAAGGGGTGGCCGAGGTGATCGCCCTGCTGGACAGCCACGGGCTGGACGGCAAGGACATCCGGGTGGTGGCCGGGGGTGACACCCGGCAGGAGTCGGTCCGGCTCGGCCTGGCCGCGATCCCGGCCGAGGTCGGCATCGTGCTGGTGCACGACGCCGCCCGGCCGCTGGTCCCGGTCGAGGTGGTGGACGCGGTCGCCGCGGCCGTCCGGGCCGGGGCCGAGGCGGTGGTGCCGGCGGTGCCGCTGGCCGACACCGTGAAGCTGGTCGAGCCGCAGAGCGGTGGCCGCCCGGAGCCGGTGCTGGACACGCCCGACCGTTCGGCGCTGCGGGCGGTTCAGACGCCGCAGGGCTTCCGTCGGGACGTGCTGGCCGCCGCGCACGAGCGCGCGCTCACCGAGCCGGTGGCGGTGACCGACGACGCCGGTCTGGTGGAGCGGTTCGGCGGCCGGGTGGTCGTGGTGCCGGGCCACGAGGAGGCGTTCAAGGTGACCCGCCCGCTGGACCTGGTGCTGGCCGAGGCCGTACTCGCCCGGAGGAGGGCCTCCGATGGC